The genome window ATGCGCAACGAGATGGGTGAGCAAGGCGTAGCTCGAAATATTGAAAGGCACGCCAAGAAAGGCATCTGCTGAGCGTTGGTAAAGCTGACAATGCAGAGTTCCGCCGTCTACCTTGAATTGAAAGAGCGTATGACACGGTGGCAACGCAACGTCGTCACACACACGCGGATCCCAACCCGATACGATCAGCCGTCGCGAATTTGGGTTTGTCTCGATCTCGCTTATCAGCCGAGCGATCTGATCTACGCCATTCGTTCGCGGGTAATCCCCGCCGAAGGATCGCCATAGGTAACCGTAAACAGGCCCAAGATCACCGACATCGCGTTCAAACCTAGCGGTCTGTTCCTTGGTTGCCCACTCGGCCCATATATCTACGCCTTGCGCTCTAAGTGCGGTTTCATCGGTCGATCCGCTCAGGAACCAAAACAGCTCCTCCGCGACCCACCGAAACGGCACACGCTTTGTCGTGACGATCGGAAACCCCTCGCGAAGGTCGAACCGCATCTGATATCCAAATGTAGAGAGTGTTCCGACCCCTGTCCGGTCCTCGTGTCGCGTTCCGTGAGCCAAAATATGCTTGAGTAGATCGTGAAGTTGGCGCATCAAATGAATATTAAATAGTCGATAGAGAATAGTAAAGATAGGCGGTTCTCAGCCCGTGATTTACTATTCGCGGTTTCCGATTTACCATTTATTAGCAATGTTGGAGATAAGTTTTAACTCACCTCAATGCGGTTGGATGTCGATTGGTTTTAATGACGGCTCGAATGAGTTTCATACGACGACGGCACATTCACCGCACGAGGGAGCTTTAGGCGATCTGATGTCTATACTTTCCGCGATCGCGAACCCGGCGACTCGTGAGAACGAGCACACATTGAGATGGAACCGTGATCCGGAGGAGTTTGACTTTCGTTTTCTCCGTACCGGTGAGGAGTTGACGATCGAGATCTACCAGTATCCATCCGACCGGCGTGATAGCCGAGAGCGTGAGCTTGTTTTCTCGCACAACGGTACAGTCAGTGACGTGTGCTCTGCATTTGCCGAAACCTTCGAGCAGCTTTATCAGGATCGCGATACTGACGAATTCGAGTTCAACTGGCGTCAGCCTTTTCCCATTGCGGAGTTTGGCAGGTTCAAATCTGTGGTCTCCGGATGAGAAGGTGGCTCCTAAGGTTGCTGCTGGTCGGTGCGACAATTGTCGTGCTTATGGCCGTTTGGATCGGTCTTGATCTTAATTGGTCATACAAGGTGGACATTCGAGATTTCGATCCGGACGAGGTCGCCCGTCTCGATACGGCAATGTGGCGGTCGTACTATGAGCGTGAGCGACTAAGACTATTCCGAGAACTTACTGAGCTTCTTGGCCACCAGTTCCATTTTCCATTCTGGCGCCGACAACTCGTCGCGTTTCATGCGGCGAAGGGAGCATTCGTCTTCAAGGACGGGCACTCCCGCGATGGCTACCTCAATGCAATGCCTGACGTTCAGCGGTTCTATGAACAGATCCGCGATGTAAGCATCACGGATTTTGATGCTCATAGGGCTGCTGAACTTGAGGTCGAATGGTGGATAGTTCACCGTCAGCGGAAGATGCATCAGCCGGGCGATCTTTCGCGGGCGCTCGCCGAGGCGGCCGCGGCCGTCTACCGTCTGCCGGCAGAGAACTTTACCGAGCATGCCGACCTCCGCGCTCAAGCGATGGAGATCCGGGATAGCAAGGCCGAGGCCGGCGGTGTTACAGAAGGAGACTGGCGGCATATAGACGAGCTACTCCACCGATCGTGGCGTTCGCTTCACGTGGCGGTAAACAAATGAAAGAGAGACTTCTGGACCTTCTGGCATGCCCCACGTGCGGTGGTGATATCCTGCTCGCTTACGCGAGTTCCTACGAGGACAAGGAGATCATAGAAGGTGTCTTGACCTGTAGGAAATGCACGCGCGAATACAAGGTCGTCCATGGTGTCCCACGGTTTGCCGACCTTGGTAAGGTCGACGAAGATAAGGCGGCAACGGCCGAGAATTTTGGCTGGCAATGGACAAATTTTACACAGGAAGACTCACGTTACGAAGAGCAATTGCTGGGCTGGCTCCAGCCCGTAAAACCTGAGTTTTTCGAAGGAAAGATAGTCCTCGAAGGCGGCTGCGGCAAAGGCCGCCATACAAAACTCACCGCCAAATGGGGAGCAAAAGAGGTCGTCGGCATCGACCTCGGAGACGGCGTTGAATCCGCATTCGCCCTTACCCGCAACCTGCCAAACGTGCATATCGTCCAGTGCGATATCTACAAGCTGCCGTTAAGAAAAGTATTCGACTACGCATTTAGCGTTGGCGTCTTACACCACACACCAGACCCGAAGGGAGCGTTCCTCTCGCTGGCTGGCAAGGTAAAAAAGGGCGGACATCTCTCGGCCTGGGTTTATGGCGCGGAGAACAACGAATGGATCACGAGATACGTGGATCCCGTGCGGAATGGCTTCACATCGCGAATCTCTCAGCCTGTGCTATACCAGGTTTCAAAGCTGCCGACGCTTGGCGTTTTTCTCTCGACAAAGTTGGTTTATCGCCCGCTGAACTCCGTCGCAAAGCCGGTGGCAAGCAGACTTTTTTATAACGAATATCTCAATCACCTCGGAACCTTCGGCTGGCGCGAGCATCACAATATCGTCTTTGACCATCTGGTTGCTCCGACCGCATTCTATCTCTCAAAGACAGAGTTTGAACAATGGTGGAGTGAGGTCGACGCAACTGATGTCGAGATCACATGGCACAATAAGAACAGTTGGTGTGGATTTGGCAAATTATGAGATTTGAGCGGGGCGTTGGCAAGAGATACCGTCAGTCGATCGAGGATGCGTTTGATACGATCATCGCGCGCGGAAACAACTTTCATCGCGAAATGATGAGCGAGATCGTGAAGTCGCGAATGCTCATTCGCTGTAGACCGGTTAAGGAGGTTAATGCGTCCGGTATCACGGGGGTGATCGATTCCGGATGTACAAATGCTAAGATCACGACCGGTCCGATGAGCTTGCGCGAGGCCCTAGGCGAGATCTACATTGCCATCGCAGAGGAGACGATCGATACCGGTTGCCAGCGCGGCTGCGAGGGGACGTTTGTCCACGAGGGGCGTCATGCGTACGACTTCGCACAGACCATTGCGAGCCTGTCGAACGCAGCCGTTAATCCGCTAAGTATCTTTAATCCAACGCTTTACGAGCTCGAATGGGAAGCCCACAAGACCGCCGGCGACTATCTGCTATGCATCGACAAAAAAGAATACCTTGACGAGGGCCTTCAGCTCATGATCCTTTGCTCCACCGAATCTGGCGGCTGCGAACTCAGCGACGACGGCATTCGCCGACGCTTGAACGAGAGCTACGGAATGCAGCCCGACGGCAACGTCGGCCCCCTCGCAAGCGAGATGATGGGCCTTACCGTTTAGCCACGCGTTTACACGAATCATACGAATTACGGATTGGTTTTTGATTCGTGTGGTTCGTGTAATTCGTGGCAAACTACGTCTTATGAATGCCGACCTGCCACAAGAAATGCAGCAGCACACCTACGCCATCATGGACGAGGTCGAGGGCTCGCATTGGTGGTTTGTCGGCCGTCGCGCAATTCTCGAGAGCTTTCTCGAATCGATCGTCTCAAGGCTTGAGACTTCAGACTCACGACTGCGTGTCCTGGATGTCGGCTGCGGCACCGGAGCGAATATTGAGATGTTGTCGCAATACGGCGACGCCGAGGGCGTCGATGTATCGGACGACGCGTTGGAAATCTGCCGCCGCAAGGGATTAAAGGTAGAAAAAGGCCTCGCCGAGCGGTTGCCTTACAATGACGGAGCCTTTGATGTTACGACAGCCCTCGACGTGATTGAGCATCTCGACGACGACGTTGCGGGCCTCAAAGAGATGCATCGGGTCACTCGTGGCGGCGGGTATTCGCTGTTTTTTGTGCCCGCGTTCATGTGGCTGTGGGGCGTGCAGGATGATATCTCGCATCATCGCATTCGTTACACACGGAAACAGATCGTCGAACGGATCGAGAACGCCGGTTACACGGTCGAGCGGGCAACCTACGCAAATTGGACCTTCTTCGCCCCGATCCTCGGCGGCCGTGTGATAATGAAACTAACCGGCATCAAACCAGCCTCCGAGAACAACATCAACGTGTCCGCCCTTAACGGCGTGTTTGGAAAGCTATTCTCGGCCGAGCGGTTCTGGCTCAAGAAGTTCAATTTTCCCATCGGCGTCTCGATCGTGGTCGTAGCGAGAAAGAACTGACCACTGATAAACACGATTCGACAGAGATAAGAAGTGCCTCTGTCCGTGTTTATCTGTGTTCATCTGTGGTTTAATTTAACTTTTTGGCAATGCGTCAAGACACAAATCCCGAGCTTTCGTTGTTCCTTCCTGTCCTCGACGAGGAAGAGAACCTGCGGCCGATGCACGCAAAGATACAGGCCGCTCTCGATGAACTCGGCAGATCGGCCGAGGTCATCTATGTCGATGACGGCTCGACGGACAGCAGTCTCAAAATACTAAGAGAAATCGCCGATAACGACGAGCGTGTTCGCGTCATCAGCCTGCGCCGCAATTACGG of Chloracidobacterium sp. contains these proteins:
- a CDS encoding thymidylate synthase translates to MRQLHDLLKHILAHGTRHEDRTGVGTLSTFGYQMRFDLREGFPIVTTKRVPFRWVAEELFWFLSGSTDETALRAQGVDIWAEWATKEQTARFERDVGDLGPVYGYLWRSFGGDYPRTNGVDQIARLISEIETNPNSRRLIVSGWDPRVCDDVALPPCHTLFQFKVDGGTLHCQLYQRSADAFLGVPFNISSYALLTHLVAHVTGLSAGEFVHTFGDLHIYANHLEQVDELLAREPMPLPELALVNADDLKGLHGLLNFSFENLKLENYQSWGKIAAPVAV
- a CDS encoding class I SAM-dependent methyltransferase codes for the protein MNADLPQEMQQHTYAIMDEVEGSHWWFVGRRAILESFLESIVSRLETSDSRLRVLDVGCGTGANIEMLSQYGDAEGVDVSDDALEICRRKGLKVEKGLAERLPYNDGAFDVTTALDVIEHLDDDVAGLKEMHRVTRGGGYSLFFVPAFMWLWGVQDDISHHRIRYTRKQIVERIENAGYTVERATYANWTFFAPILGGRVIMKLTGIKPASENNINVSALNGVFGKLFSAERFWLKKFNFPIGVSIVVVARKN
- a CDS encoding methyltransferase domain-containing protein, with amino-acid sequence MKERLLDLLACPTCGGDILLAYASSYEDKEIIEGVLTCRKCTREYKVVHGVPRFADLGKVDEDKAATAENFGWQWTNFTQEDSRYEEQLLGWLQPVKPEFFEGKIVLEGGCGKGRHTKLTAKWGAKEVVGIDLGDGVESAFALTRNLPNVHIVQCDIYKLPLRKVFDYAFSVGVLHHTPDPKGAFLSLAGKVKKGGHLSAWVYGAENNEWITRYVDPVRNGFTSRISQPVLYQVSKLPTLGVFLSTKLVYRPLNSVAKPVASRLFYNEYLNHLGTFGWREHHNIVFDHLVAPTAFYLSKTEFEQWWSEVDATDVEITWHNKNSWCGFGKL